In Janibacter sp. CX7, a single genomic region encodes these proteins:
- a CDS encoding FMN-binding glutamate synthase family protein, protein MKSKAAVATVLAATAGLAARDLLQKQHSLKRNFPVVANARYLLEKIGPELRQYIVTSNDQERPFSRDQRSWVYASSKMENNYVGFGTDNDVEQLEGYPVLKHRTFSSVAAPSSPHSAEDVVLPSAKVLGGPRGRRHAFRPQSCVNISGMSFGSLSGNAITALNEGARLAGALHCTGEGSLSEYHRQGGDIIFQIGTAYFGCRDEEGRFDMERLKQVAASAPVRAIEIKLSQGAKPGLGGMLPAAKISAEIAQTRGIPQDKDCASPSRHTEFDDVDSLLDFVERVADETGLPVGIKSAVGDLTFWEELAEAMADGTRGVDFIVIDGGEGGTGAAPLVFSDAVALPFRLAFTRVYGVFARAGLADRVTWVGSGKLGLPENALVAFALGVDMVHVAREAMLAIGCIQAQKCHTDHCPTGVATQNPWLSRGLDPALKAHRVDNYIRTLRRDLLKVSEACGVWHPGLLTVDDVELLLGNRRATPLGEVYEYAPGWGRLSDEDEAAITEIMSASAPRGRS, encoded by the coding sequence ATGAAGTCGAAGGCCGCCGTCGCCACCGTCCTCGCCGCCACCGCCGGGCTCGCTGCCCGCGACCTGCTGCAGAAGCAGCACTCGCTCAAGCGCAACTTCCCGGTCGTCGCCAACGCCCGCTACCTGCTCGAGAAGATCGGTCCGGAGCTGCGGCAGTACATCGTGACGAGCAACGACCAGGAGCGGCCCTTCAGCCGCGACCAGCGCTCGTGGGTCTACGCCTCGTCGAAGATGGAGAACAACTACGTTGGCTTCGGCACGGACAACGACGTCGAGCAGCTCGAGGGCTACCCGGTCCTCAAGCACCGCACCTTTTCCTCCGTGGCGGCGCCGTCGAGCCCGCACAGCGCCGAGGACGTCGTGCTGCCGTCGGCCAAGGTGCTCGGCGGCCCGCGCGGGCGACGGCACGCCTTCCGCCCGCAGTCGTGCGTCAACATCTCCGGCATGAGCTTCGGCTCGCTGTCGGGCAACGCGATCACCGCGCTCAACGAGGGCGCCCGCCTCGCCGGCGCCCTGCACTGCACGGGCGAGGGCTCGCTGTCGGAGTACCACCGCCAGGGTGGCGACATCATCTTCCAGATCGGCACGGCCTACTTCGGCTGCCGCGACGAGGAGGGCCGCTTCGACATGGAGCGGCTCAAGCAGGTCGCGGCCTCGGCGCCGGTGCGCGCCATCGAGATCAAGCTGAGCCAGGGCGCGAAGCCCGGTCTGGGCGGCATGCTCCCCGCGGCGAAGATCTCCGCCGAGATCGCGCAGACTCGCGGGATCCCGCAGGACAAGGACTGCGCCAGCCCGTCACGACACACCGAGTTCGACGACGTCGACTCCTTGCTCGACTTCGTGGAGCGGGTCGCCGACGAGACCGGTCTGCCGGTGGGCATCAAGTCCGCGGTCGGCGACCTCACCTTCTGGGAGGAGCTGGCCGAGGCGATGGCCGACGGCACGCGGGGCGTGGACTTCATCGTCATCGACGGAGGCGAAGGGGGGACCGGTGCGGCTCCCCTCGTCTTCAGCGACGCGGTCGCCCTGCCCTTCCGGCTCGCCTTCACCCGCGTCTACGGCGTCTTCGCCCGGGCGGGCCTCGCCGACCGCGTCACGTGGGTCGGGTCCGGCAAGCTCGGCCTGCCCGAAAATGCCCTCGTCGCCTTCGCCCTCGGCGTCGACATGGTCCACGTCGCGCGTGAGGCGATGCTCGCCATCGGCTGCATCCAGGCGCAGAAGTGCCACACCGACCACTGCCCCACCGGCGTCGCGACGCAGAACCCCTGGCTCTCCCGCGGCCTCGACCCGGCGCTCAAGGCGCACCGGGTCGACAACTACATCCGCACCCTGCGCCGCGACCTGCTCAAGGTCTCGGAGGCCTGCGGCGTCTGGCACCCGGGCCTGCTCACCGTCGACGACGTCGAGCTGCTCCTGGGCAACCGCAGGGCCACCCCGCTCGGCGAGGTCTACGAGTACGCGCCCGGCTGGGGTCGCCTCAGCGACGAGGACGAGGCGGCGATCACCGAGATCATGTCCGCCTCGGCCCCGCGCGGCCGCTCCTGA
- a CDS encoding ABC transporter permease, giving the protein MTTRTDTASADPATDAAAAADIPATPPLDTSGDHIPFARLVDVELRKMVDTRAGLWMLVVMAAISVLVSAVLVIWGSPADQTFATYLGMIFIPLTVLLPVLGIMSATQEWSHRTGLATFTLVPRRGRVLTAKAVAALALTLGLLVVAAAASAVATAISGGTFSLTGLSLVGVVLTALLLTLQGVAFGAALLNTPLAIVAILVLPTVWMVLTSSISWMSDAARWLDLTIVTEPLTEGTMTAEAWGQLATSSAVWVLLPLAIGTRRVLTREIS; this is encoded by the coding sequence ATGACCACCCGCACCGACACCGCCTCCGCTGATCCGGCCACCGACGCGGCCGCGGCCGCGGACATCCCCGCCACGCCGCCGCTGGACACCAGCGGCGACCACATCCCCTTCGCCCGGCTCGTCGACGTCGAGCTGCGCAAGATGGTCGACACCCGCGCCGGCCTGTGGATGCTCGTCGTCATGGCGGCGATCAGCGTCCTCGTCTCGGCGGTCCTCGTCATCTGGGGGAGCCCCGCCGACCAGACCTTCGCCACCTATCTCGGCATGATCTTCATCCCGCTCACGGTGCTGCTGCCCGTCCTGGGCATCATGTCCGCCACCCAGGAGTGGAGCCACCGCACCGGCCTGGCGACCTTCACCCTCGTACCGCGACGCGGGCGGGTCCTCACCGCCAAGGCCGTCGCCGCACTCGCCCTGACGCTCGGTCTGCTCGTCGTCGCCGCCGCCGCGTCCGCCGTCGCGACGGCGATCTCGGGCGGGACCTTCTCGCTCACCGGGCTCTCGCTCGTCGGGGTCGTGCTCACCGCCCTGCTCCTCACGCTGCAGGGGGTGGCCTTCGGCGCGGCCCTGCTCAACACCCCCCTGGCCATCGTGGCCATCCTCGTGCTGCCGACGGTGTGGATGGTCCTCACCTCGTCGATCAGCTGGATGAGCGATGCTGCCCGCTGGCTCGACCTGACGATCGTCACCGAGCCCCTCACCGAGGGCACGATGACCGCGGAGGCGTGGGGCCAGCTCGCCACGAGCAGCGCCGTGTGGGTGCTCCTGCCCCTGGCCATCGGCACCCGCCGCGTGCTCACCCGCGAGATCTCCTGA
- a CDS encoding ABC transporter ATP-binding protein — protein sequence MITATHLTKRYGDVAAVSDVTFTARPGRVTGFLGPNGAGKSTVMRMLTGLTPPTSGETSVLGHRYRDLPNPGRHVGVMLDASAQHPGRTGREVLGLAARTTGVGSAAVGTALSRVGLTDAEAGRRVRGYSLGMRQRLGLATALLGDPQVLVLDEPANGLDPQGIHWMRGLLRDFADAGGTVLLSSHLLHEVQVIADDLVIIGRGRIVAEGTTEELLQRQGTRVASLDDDELTIALRAAGIEVTQTPTGLLAAAEAATVGRVALDARIVLTDLAAGSAGGLEDLFLSLTADHSRGDAA from the coding sequence ATGATCACCGCCACCCACCTCACCAAGCGCTACGGCGACGTCGCCGCCGTCTCCGACGTGACCTTCACCGCCCGACCCGGCCGCGTCACGGGGTTCCTCGGGCCCAACGGCGCCGGCAAGTCGACCGTCATGCGGATGCTCACGGGCCTCACGCCACCGACCTCCGGCGAGACGAGCGTCCTCGGGCACCGCTACCGCGACCTGCCCAACCCCGGCCGACACGTCGGCGTCATGCTCGACGCCTCCGCCCAGCACCCGGGCCGCACCGGCCGGGAGGTGCTCGGCCTCGCGGCACGCACGACCGGTGTCGGGTCGGCCGCCGTCGGCACCGCGCTGTCCAGGGTCGGGCTCACCGATGCCGAGGCGGGCCGCCGCGTGCGCGGCTACTCGCTGGGCATGCGGCAGCGCCTCGGCCTGGCGACCGCCCTCCTCGGCGACCCGCAGGTGCTCGTCCTCGACGAGCCGGCCAACGGCCTGGACCCGCAGGGCATCCACTGGATGCGCGGGCTGCTGCGCGACTTCGCCGACGCGGGCGGGACCGTCCTGCTCTCCTCGCACCTGCTCCACGAGGTGCAGGTCATCGCCGACGACCTCGTCATCATCGGTCGCGGCCGGATCGTCGCCGAGGGCACGACCGAGGAGCTGCTGCAGCGGCAGGGGACCCGGGTGGCCTCGCTCGACGACGACGAGCTGACCATCGCCCTGCGGGCCGCCGGCATCGAGGTGACGCAGACCCCGACCGGTCTGCTCGCTGCCGCCGAGGCGGCGACCGTCGGCCGGGTCGCGCTCGACGCGCGCATCGTGCTCACCGACCTGGCTGCCGGCTCCGCCGGCGGCCTCGAGGACCTCTTCCTCAGCCTGACCGCAGACCACTCCCGAGGAGATGCCGCATGA
- a CDS encoding sensor histidine kinase, which produces MTSRPAPDERHPDRLTWWGTTWRLGLALLIGLTLWILTFAITYPDPDADLPEGLRTFWLVLVDPALGLVAAALLLLRRRLPVTTAAVTTLLSGVSVVAAGAQAVAMVSLATRQRWRELVPVTLLAVVTGTFASRIVYPDPDPLPLWAETLFSLLVLAVLVAVGVSIGSRRALVRSWVDRARTAESEQRARVAQAQTAERGRIAREMHDVLAHRISLVTMHSGVLAYREDLPEDERRAAVAAIDANARAALTDLREVLGVLRAEDGGAPLRPQSSLVHLPELLDEARAAGSRVTLDDGGVDIAAVPETASRAAYRVVQEGLTNARKHAPGAGVDVRLAGRPGDGLEVTVTNPRSVQATGAAVPGSGTGLLGLSERVELAGGRIEHGWAPDGRHRLAVWLPWPV; this is translated from the coding sequence GTGACGAGCCGACCCGCGCCCGACGAGCGCCACCCCGACCGCCTGACCTGGTGGGGCACGACCTGGCGCCTCGGCCTCGCCCTGCTGATCGGCCTCACCCTGTGGATCCTGACCTTCGCGATCACCTATCCCGATCCCGACGCGGACCTGCCGGAGGGCCTGCGCACCTTCTGGCTGGTGCTCGTCGACCCCGCGCTCGGTCTGGTCGCCGCGGCCCTGCTCCTGCTGCGTCGCCGCCTGCCGGTGACGACGGCGGCCGTCACGACCCTGCTCAGCGGCGTGTCCGTCGTCGCGGCCGGTGCCCAGGCGGTGGCGATGGTCTCGCTCGCCACCCGGCAGCGCTGGCGCGAGCTCGTCCCGGTCACCCTGCTCGCCGTCGTCACCGGGACCTTCGCCTCCCGGATCGTCTACCCGGACCCCGACCCCCTGCCGCTGTGGGCGGAGACGCTCTTCAGCCTGCTCGTGCTCGCCGTCCTCGTCGCCGTCGGTGTCTCCATCGGCTCGCGCCGGGCCCTCGTGCGCTCGTGGGTCGACCGGGCCCGGACGGCCGAGTCCGAGCAGCGGGCTCGGGTCGCCCAGGCCCAGACCGCCGAGCGCGGCCGCATCGCCCGCGAGATGCACGACGTCCTCGCCCACCGCATCTCGCTCGTCACGATGCACTCCGGCGTGCTCGCCTACCGCGAGGACCTGCCCGAGGACGAGCGGCGGGCGGCCGTCGCGGCCATCGACGCCAATGCGCGCGCCGCACTCACCGACCTGCGCGAGGTGCTCGGGGTGCTGCGCGCCGAGGACGGGGGCGCCCCCCTTCGTCCGCAGAGCTCGCTCGTGCACCTGCCGGAGCTCCTCGACGAGGCGCGAGCAGCCGGCAGCCGCGTCACGCTCGACGACGGCGGCGTCGACATCGCGGCGGTGCCGGAGACCGCCAGCCGCGCCGCCTACCGGGTGGTGCAGGAGGGGCTGACCAATGCCCGCAAGCACGCCCCCGGGGCCGGCGTCGACGTGCGCCTCGCCGGACGGCCGGGCGACGGGCTGGAGGTGACCGTGACGAACCCGCGCTCCGTGCAGGCGACCGGCGCGGCCGTGCCCGGCTCCGGCACCGGCCTGCTCGGGCTCTCCGAGCGCGTCGAGCTCGCCGGCGGGCGCATCGAGCACGGCTGGGCACCCGACGGACGGCACCGGCTGGCGGTGTGGCTACCGTGGCCGGTGTGA
- a CDS encoding response regulator transcription factor, with product MAGVNDSSRAPISVVLVDDDAMVRTALSMILGGAPEITVVGQAEDGRQGLSVIAEHSPDVVLMDIRMPRLDGLSATDELVRSGSPSKVIVLTTFDADDDVMRALQHGADGFLLKDTPPDRLVEAVRLVAAGQSILSPGVTASVLQSVRSASGGAAQHAARDEARTRLTSLTERELEVARAVGAGLSNAEISARLYLSVATVKAHVGRILDKLGADNRVQVAITVHEADLDAG from the coding sequence GTGGCCGGTGTGAACGACTCGAGCCGGGCCCCGATCTCCGTCGTCCTCGTCGACGACGACGCCATGGTCCGCACCGCGCTGTCGATGATCCTCGGGGGCGCGCCGGAGATCACCGTCGTCGGCCAGGCCGAGGACGGACGCCAGGGGCTCTCGGTCATCGCCGAGCACTCCCCCGACGTCGTCCTCATGGACATCCGCATGCCGCGCCTCGACGGTCTCTCCGCAACCGACGAGCTCGTCCGCAGCGGGTCGCCGAGCAAGGTCATCGTCCTGACGACCTTCGACGCCGACGACGACGTCATGCGGGCGCTGCAGCACGGGGCCGACGGCTTCCTGCTCAAGGACACCCCGCCCGACCGTCTCGTCGAGGCCGTGCGGCTCGTCGCCGCGGGCCAGTCGATCCTCTCCCCCGGCGTCACCGCCTCGGTGCTGCAGTCGGTGCGCTCGGCCTCCGGCGGCGCTGCGCAGCACGCCGCCCGCGACGAGGCCCGGACCCGCCTGACGTCCCTCACCGAGCGCGAGCTCGAGGTCGCCCGGGCCGTCGGCGCCGGTCTGTCCAATGCCGAGATCTCCGCGCGCCTCTACCTGAGCGTCGCGACGGTCAAGGCGCACGTCGGCCGCATCCTCGACAAGCTCGGCGCGGACAACCGCGTGCAGGTCGCGATCACCGTCCACGAGGCCGACCTCGACGCCGGCTGA
- the aroB gene encoding 3-dehydroquinate synthase, giving the protein MSPSDVTTIPVGDDYDVLVGHGVSARVVDLLPDDVARVLVVHGEPLARLAEPVVDALRAAGLDVHVAAVPDAEAAKTVEVAAGLWAVMGQAGFTRTDAVVAVGGGSVTDLGGWAAAAWLRGVAVVHVPTTVLGMVDAAVGGKTGINTAEGKNLVGAFHTPAAVLCDLDHLATLPPADLSAGLAEVVKGGFIADPRILEIVEEEESAVQEPGTAQLREVIERKIAIKAEVVAADLRESNLREILNYGHTLGHAIEHHEGYRMRHGEAVAIGMVYAAELAHRTGRIDAALLERHRYVLGLLGLPTTYSAATFDELLAALRRDKKTRGATLRFVVLDGLAQPTRFEGPDESLLREAYAALA; this is encoded by the coding sequence ATGAGCCCCTCCGATGTGACCACGATCCCCGTCGGGGACGACTACGACGTGCTCGTCGGTCATGGGGTCTCAGCCCGGGTGGTCGACTTGCTGCCGGACGACGTCGCCCGCGTCCTCGTCGTCCACGGCGAGCCTCTCGCCCGTCTCGCCGAGCCCGTCGTCGACGCGCTGCGCGCCGCCGGGCTCGACGTCCACGTCGCCGCAGTGCCCGACGCCGAGGCGGCCAAGACCGTCGAGGTCGCCGCCGGGCTGTGGGCGGTCATGGGGCAGGCCGGGTTCACCCGCACCGACGCGGTCGTCGCCGTCGGCGGTGGCAGCGTCACCGACCTGGGTGGCTGGGCCGCGGCTGCGTGGCTGCGCGGGGTGGCCGTCGTCCACGTGCCGACGACCGTGCTCGGCATGGTCGACGCGGCCGTCGGCGGCAAGACGGGCATCAACACCGCCGAGGGCAAGAACCTCGTCGGCGCCTTCCACACGCCCGCGGCGGTGCTCTGCGACCTCGACCACCTCGCGACCCTGCCGCCGGCCGACCTGTCGGCCGGGTTGGCCGAGGTCGTCAAGGGCGGCTTCATCGCCGACCCGCGCATCCTCGAGATCGTCGAGGAGGAGGAGTCGGCCGTGCAGGAGCCCGGCACCGCACAGCTGCGCGAGGTCATCGAGCGCAAGATCGCCATCAAGGCCGAGGTCGTCGCCGCCGACCTGCGCGAGTCCAACCTGCGCGAGATCCTCAACTACGGGCACACCCTCGGCCACGCGATCGAGCACCACGAGGGCTATCGCATGCGGCACGGCGAGGCGGTCGCGATCGGCATGGTCTACGCCGCCGAGCTCGCCCACCGCACCGGTCGGATCGACGCCGCCCTGCTCGAGCGGCACCGCTACGTCCTCGGTCTGCTGGGCCTGCCGACGACCTACTCGGCGGCGACCTTCGACGAGCTGCTCGCCGCCCTGCGCCGCGACAAGAAGACCCGTGGTGCGACGCTGCGCTTCGTCGTCCTCGACGGTCTGGCGCAGCCGACCCGGTTCGAGGGCCCGGACGAGAGCCTGCTGCGCGAGGCCTACGCCGCCCTCGCCTGA
- a CDS encoding shikimate kinase produces the protein MSGAPFVVVIGPPGVGKSTVAAQLAERLGRRYVDSDALVEEREGRSISDLFVDEGEDYFRAAEQRAVLDALTEDGTVLALGGGAPMIPALTEALRAHRVLFLDIGIADAAKRIGFDKSRPLLSVNPRQSWIKTMEARRPTYEALATHRVDTAGRDVETVVAQALTVLEEGA, from the coding sequence GTGAGCGGCGCTCCCTTCGTCGTCGTCATCGGACCGCCCGGGGTCGGCAAGTCGACCGTCGCGGCGCAGCTCGCCGAGCGTCTCGGTCGGAGGTACGTCGACTCCGACGCCCTCGTCGAGGAGCGCGAGGGCCGCAGCATCTCCGATCTCTTTGTCGACGAGGGCGAGGACTACTTCCGCGCCGCCGAGCAGCGGGCCGTCCTCGACGCCCTGACCGAGGACGGCACCGTCCTCGCGCTCGGTGGGGGAGCACCGATGATCCCCGCGCTCACCGAGGCGCTGCGCGCCCACCGGGTGCTCTTCCTCGACATCGGCATCGCCGACGCAGCGAAGCGGATCGGCTTCGACAAGAGCCGGCCGCTGCTGTCGGTCAACCCGCGCCAGAGCTGGATCAAGACGATGGAGGCGCGGCGCCCGACCTACGAGGCCCTGGCGACCCACCGGGTCGACACGGCCGGCCGCGACGTCGAGACCGTCGTCGCGCAGGCCCTCACCGTGCTCGAGGAGGGCGCATGA
- the aroC gene encoding chorismate synthase produces the protein MLRWLTAGESHGQALVATLEGLPAGVEVTTSDVAGALARRRLGYGRGARMKFEQDQVTFLGGVRHGSTLGSPLAVMIGNTEWPKWETVMSADPVDAAAFAASDDVNAEKEIARNRPLTRPRPGHADLVGMQKYGFDEARPVLERASARETAARVALGEIAERFLEQAYGIRLVAHTVAIGEGEAPADGPLPTPDDTATLDANPVRAMTREGTDAMVAEIEAAKKDGDTLGGVVEVLAYGLPPGLGSHVHWDRRLDARLAGALMGIQAIKGVEVGDGFTTARRRGSAAHDEMERDGDGVIHRRTGRAGGTEGGMSTGDVLRVRAAMKPISTVPRALETIDVAGTDPATAIHQRSDVCAVPAAGVVAQAMVALVLAEACVEKFGGDSVAETARNHRAYLDAIPELMRTWEA, from the coding sequence ATGTTGCGTTGGTTGACTGCTGGTGAGTCGCACGGCCAGGCCCTCGTGGCGACCCTCGAGGGACTGCCGGCCGGGGTCGAGGTCACGACCTCGGACGTCGCGGGTGCCCTCGCCCGTCGTCGACTCGGCTACGGCCGCGGTGCCCGGATGAAGTTCGAGCAGGACCAGGTGACCTTCCTCGGCGGCGTGCGCCACGGCAGCACCCTCGGCTCGCCGCTCGCCGTGATGATCGGCAACACCGAGTGGCCCAAGTGGGAGACGGTCATGAGCGCCGACCCCGTCGACGCCGCCGCCTTCGCCGCGTCCGACGACGTCAACGCGGAGAAGGAGATCGCCCGCAACCGGCCGCTGACCCGTCCGCGGCCCGGTCACGCCGACCTCGTGGGGATGCAGAAGTACGGCTTCGACGAGGCCCGTCCCGTGCTCGAGCGCGCCTCGGCCCGCGAGACCGCGGCCCGCGTGGCCCTCGGCGAGATCGCCGAGCGCTTCCTCGAGCAGGCCTACGGGATCCGGCTCGTCGCGCACACGGTCGCGATCGGCGAAGGGGAGGCCCCCGCCGACGGTCCGCTGCCGACCCCCGACGACACCGCGACCCTCGATGCCAACCCCGTGCGCGCGATGACCCGCGAGGGCACCGACGCGATGGTCGCCGAGATCGAGGCGGCGAAGAAGGACGGGGACACCCTCGGCGGCGTCGTCGAGGTCCTCGCCTACGGCCTGCCGCCGGGCCTGGGCAGCCACGTCCACTGGGACCGTCGCCTCGACGCGCGCCTGGCCGGCGCCCTCATGGGCATCCAGGCGATCAAGGGCGTCGAGGTCGGCGACGGCTTCACCACCGCCCGCCGCCGCGGCTCCGCCGCCCACGACGAGATGGAGCGCGACGGCGACGGCGTGATCCACCGCCGCACCGGTCGCGCCGGCGGCACCGAAGGGGGCATGAGCACCGGTGACGTGCTGCGCGTGCGCGCCGCGATGAAGCCGATCAGCACGGTCCCGCGGGCCCTCGAGACCATCGACGTCGCCGGCACCGACCCGGCGACCGCGATCCACCAGCGCTCCGACGTGTGCGCCGTCCCGGCCGCGGGCGTCGTCGCCCAGGCGATGGTCGCGCTCGTCCTCGCCGAGGCCTGCGTCGAGAAGTTCGGCGGCGACTCGGTCGCCGAGACCGCGCGCAACCACCGCGCCTACCTCGACGCGATCCCCGAGCTCATGCGGACGTGGGAGGCGTGA
- a CDS encoding shikimate dehydrogenase, which translates to MLTSETTRHAGVLGSPIRHSLSPTLHTAGYEAAGLADWDYTPHEVDEGGLAPFVAGLDVMWRGLSLTMPLKVAAFDVADEVSELARRAGAINTLVRTDAGWIADNTDVYGIRAALREAGVTAPARTLVLGSGATARSAALAMHELDAEQVGIAARDEAKAAALAEAVPGVVTGGTGPLRSWTSTGPQVVVSTVPGGAANEAVAATIDGADLEGVVLLDVVYADWPTPLARAARERGATVVSGLEMLVHQAARQFELFTGEPAPVAAMQAAGRAALGHTPDA; encoded by the coding sequence GTGCTGACGAGCGAGACGACCCGGCACGCGGGCGTCCTCGGCAGCCCGATCCGGCACTCCCTCTCGCCGACCCTCCACACGGCCGGCTACGAGGCGGCCGGCCTCGCCGACTGGGACTACACGCCCCACGAGGTCGACGAAGGGGGACTGGCCCCCTTCGTCGCCGGCCTCGACGTCATGTGGCGCGGCCTGAGCCTGACGATGCCGCTCAAGGTCGCGGCCTTCGACGTGGCCGACGAGGTGAGCGAGCTGGCCCGCAGGGCCGGGGCGATCAACACCCTCGTGCGCACCGACGCCGGCTGGATCGCGGACAACACCGACGTCTACGGGATCCGGGCCGCGCTGCGCGAGGCGGGGGTGACCGCGCCCGCGAGGACCCTCGTGCTCGGCTCCGGCGCGACGGCTCGCTCGGCGGCGCTCGCGATGCACGAGCTCGACGCCGAGCAGGTCGGCATCGCCGCCCGCGACGAGGCCAAGGCCGCCGCCCTCGCCGAGGCCGTGCCGGGTGTGGTCACCGGTGGGACCGGCCCGCTTCGCTCGTGGACCTCGACCGGTCCGCAGGTCGTCGTGAGCACCGTGCCGGGCGGCGCGGCCAACGAGGCCGTGGCGGCCACGATCGACGGGGCCGACCTCGAGGGGGTCGTCCTGCTCGACGTCGTCTACGCCGACTGGCCGACACCACTGGCTCGCGCCGCGAGGGAGCGTGGCGCCACCGTGGTCTCCGGGCTCGAGATGCTCGTCCACCAGGCAGCACGGCAGTTCGAGCTCTTCACCGGAGAGCCGGCGCCGGTGGCGGCGATGCAGGCCGCCGGTCGGGCAGCGCTCGGCCACACCCCGGACGCCTGA
- the mltG gene encoding endolytic transglycosylase MltG, which translates to MNQLDDDIFDDGPHDRSHTRRQRRATEARTTRRGGAGCLAMLLAAAVVVVAIVFAFGSLRSLIPGGSGSKDFEGPGHGKVEVEVASGQSGSEIGESLVEAGVIKSTSSFTEVAAAQPDKASSIQPGTYAMLKEMPAADAFDRLIDPKNRVAKGITIPEGLWRSEIYKRLSEGTGVPVSQYEKAEKSAQLKLPEQAGGDLEGWLFPSTYEFDKDTSAVAQLNAMITMTTDELKKAKVPQDTWERTLTVASIVEGESGAADRGKVARVIENRLADVNGPTVGMLNMDSTVHYVFQERGKAGTTDEMRNSDSPYNTYKHTGLPPGPINNPGAEAIKAAGNPDEGDWLFFVTVDPDTGETKFAETQREHDNNVKEFEQWCADNQDRC; encoded by the coding sequence ATGAACCAGCTCGACGACGACATCTTCGACGACGGGCCGCACGATCGCTCGCACACGCGCCGTCAGCGGCGGGCCACGGAGGCGCGCACCACGCGGCGCGGCGGAGCCGGCTGCCTGGCCATGCTCCTCGCGGCTGCGGTCGTCGTGGTCGCCATCGTCTTCGCCTTCGGCTCCCTGCGGTCGCTGATCCCCGGCGGGTCCGGCTCGAAGGACTTCGAGGGACCGGGACACGGCAAGGTCGAGGTCGAGGTCGCCTCGGGTCAGTCCGGCTCCGAGATCGGCGAGTCCCTCGTCGAGGCGGGCGTCATCAAGTCGACGAGCAGCTTCACCGAGGTCGCGGCCGCCCAGCCGGACAAGGCCTCCTCGATCCAGCCGGGCACCTACGCGATGCTCAAGGAGATGCCGGCGGCCGACGCCTTCGACCGGCTCATCGATCCCAAGAACCGCGTCGCCAAGGGCATCACGATCCCCGAGGGCCTGTGGCGCTCGGAGATCTACAAGCGCCTGTCGGAGGGCACCGGCGTGCCGGTGTCGCAGTACGAGAAGGCCGAGAAGTCGGCGCAGCTGAAGCTGCCCGAGCAGGCCGGTGGCGACCTCGAGGGCTGGCTCTTCCCGTCGACCTACGAGTTCGACAAGGACACGAGCGCCGTCGCCCAGCTCAACGCGATGATCACCATGACGACCGACGAGCTGAAGAAGGCCAAGGTCCCGCAGGACACGTGGGAGCGCACCCTCACCGTCGCCTCGATCGTCGAGGGCGAGTCCGGTGCGGCCGACCGGGGCAAGGTCGCCCGGGTCATCGAGAACCGCCTGGCGGACGTCAACGGCCCGACCGTGGGCATGCTCAACATGGACAGCACCGTCCACTACGTCTTCCAGGAGCGTGGCAAGGCGGGCACGACCGACGAGATGCGCAACTCGGACAGCCCCTACAACACCTACAAGCACACGGGTCTGCCCCCGGGGCCGATCAACAACCCCGGGGCCGAGGCGATCAAGGCTGCCGGCAACCCCGACGAGGGGGACTGGCTCTTCTTCGTCACCGTCGACCCCGACACCGGCGAGACGAAGTTCGCCGAGACGCAGCGCGAGCACGACAACAACGTCAAGGAGTTCGAGCAGTGGTGCGCGGACAACCAGGACCGGTGCTGA
- the ruvX gene encoding Holliday junction resolvase RuvX translates to MSDPHGLLATPVETVARDLQHGRDVDRVVEIATEVEAMEVVVGLPRSLDGSEGPAAAKARSWAKSLGLALREAPIGNTPIRLVDERLTTVDAHRGLRDSGVAGRRHRDVVDQAAAVLILQTALDTERATGRPPGERVGRPRRRTPRKGNDA, encoded by the coding sequence ATGAGCGACCCCCACGGCCTGCTCGCGACGCCCGTGGAGACGGTGGCACGTGATCTCCAGCACGGCCGTGACGTCGATCGGGTCGTCGAGATCGCCACCGAGGTCGAGGCGATGGAGGTCGTCGTCGGTCTCCCGCGCTCCCTCGACGGCTCCGAGGGCCCGGCCGCGGCGAAGGCGCGCTCGTGGGCCAAGAGCTTGGGTCTGGCCCTGCGCGAGGCGCCGATCGGGAACACGCCGATCCGCCTCGTGGACGAAAGGCTCACGACAGTGGATGCTCATCGGGGCCTGCGGGACAGCGGTGTGGCCGGTCGTCGCCATCGGGACGTGGTCGACCAGGCGGCCGCGGTGCTGATCCTGCAGACTGCGCTGGACACGGAGCGCGCAACCGGTAGACCCCCAGGGGAACGGGTAGGTCGGCCGCGCCGACGCACACCGCGGAAGGGCAACGACGCATGA